TGAACGGCGAAGAGGGTTGGGAGGAAATGCTACCGGAAGGTATTGCAGAAATAATTAAGGAAAAAAAGCTGTTCACCAAAAAAGAAATTTCTAAACCGGAAGAAATAGAGAAGGAAATAGAAAAAAAATAACCCCCTAAAAGGGGGCTGTTTTTAGTCCAACAATTGGGCAGCGTGATCTTTGGTCTTTACCTTATCGATTACTTTGGTCACTATGCCTTCCTCATTGATAACAAATGTTTTCCTGTGGATTCCATCATATTCCCTGCCCATAAATTTCTTTGGACCCCAAACACCAAAAATATTAAGTACGGTATGATTCTCATCCGCTAGCAAGGGAAAAGGGAAATCATATTTATCCTTAAAGTTCAATTGTTTTTTTTGGGAGTCCGCGCTCACCCCCAACAGCTCGTAAC
This window of the Maribacter cobaltidurans genome carries:
- the bcp gene encoding thioredoxin-dependent thiol peroxidase, with translation MKTLKEGDKVPEFSAKDQDGNTINLSDYSGKKLIVFFYPKANTPGCTAEACNLRDNYKALQDEGYELLGVSADSQKKQLNFKDKYDFPFPLLADENHTVLNIFGVWGPKKFMGREYDGIHRKTFVINEEGIVTKVIDKVKTKDHAAQLLD